The following are encoded in a window of Desulfobulbaceae bacterium genomic DNA:
- a CDS encoding iron transporter FeoA yields the protein VALRVMGGTLTLRNNEADLIEVEVDE from the coding sequence GTGGCGTTGCGAGTGATGGGTGGCACTTTGACATTGCGTAATAACGAGGCGGATTTGATTGAGGTAGAGGTGGATGAGTAG